In bacterium, one genomic interval encodes:
- a CDS encoding LysR family transcriptional regulator, translating into MSKPDYNLLITLDILLTEGSVVKAAKRLQLSPSAMSRALARLRETTGDPLLVRAGRGLVPTPRALELRERVGLLVQGVETVLRPVEALNLKKLVRTFTLRASDGFVENFGPAIIAQTRKEAPDTRLRFIQKPDKESAPLREGIVDLEIGVVGDTTSPELRMQSLYRDHFVAVVRKKHPLSDGRFSTARYMAGEHISVSRRGIEQGPIDDALQALGLRRNIVTTVSGFASALALARSTGLIATVPERHTGTLRAGMNSFPLPFSVPEIVVSMLWHPRMDADPAHRWLRGCVRDICAE; encoded by the coding sequence ATGTCAAAACCGGACTACAATCTATTGATCACCCTCGATATCCTGCTCACCGAGGGGAGCGTGGTGAAGGCCGCCAAACGGCTGCAGTTGAGCCCTTCGGCAATGAGTCGTGCCCTGGCGAGACTTCGCGAAACGACCGGAGATCCGCTGCTGGTGAGGGCGGGGCGGGGCCTCGTTCCGACACCACGTGCACTGGAACTTCGTGAGAGAGTCGGCCTTCTGGTGCAAGGGGTGGAGACGGTCCTGCGTCCTGTAGAGGCGCTCAACCTCAAAAAGCTTGTCCGTACTTTCACGTTACGGGCAAGTGACGGCTTTGTGGAGAACTTCGGACCGGCAATCATCGCCCAAACCAGAAAAGAAGCACCAGACACGCGACTACGGTTCATTCAAAAGCCGGATAAGGAGAGTGCGCCACTTCGAGAAGGAATTGTCGATCTGGAAATTGGCGTGGTTGGTGACACAACGAGCCCCGAATTGCGGATGCAGTCACTCTACCGGGATCACTTTGTCGCGGTTGTACGCAAAAAGCACCCTTTGAGCGATGGAAGGTTCTCGACTGCGCGATATATGGCGGGAGAACATATCTCAGTTTCGCGAAGAGGGATCGAGCAGGGCCCGATCGATGACGCTTTGCAGGCGCTCGGTCTCCGGCGGAATATCGTTACCACGGTTAGCGGATTTGCGTCGGCACTGGCATTGGCCCGGTCTACGGGCCTGATCGCCACGGTCCCAGAGCGGCACACGGGAACTCTCCGCGCCGGAATGAACAGCTTTCCCCTCCCATTTTCTGTCCCGGAGATCGTTGTGTCGATGCTCTGGCACCCGAGAATGGATGCCGACCCTGCTCATCGTTGGTTGCGCGGATGTGTGCGGGACATTTGCGCCGAATAA
- a CDS encoding MFS transporter — MYQAEVNVPTRTRSSRWSLVSLALAMLLSSLGTSIANVALPTLAQAFGASFQEVQWVVLAYLLAITTLIVSVGRLGDILGRRRLLLAGLLLFTGSSLLCGLAPTFWWLVAARGAQGFGAAVMMALTIAMIGEIVPKARTGTAMGLLGSMSAIGTALGPSLGGFLISGLGWRAIFFLNLPLGILALLFAYRYLPLDRQEEKTMRVGFDYFGTLVMAATLAAYALAMTRGRSDFGMLNAALLLIALLGTLLFLAVEKRAASPLVQISLFRDRELSISLSMSAIVSTVLMATLVVGPFYLSRALGLSTAVVGTVMSVGPVVVILAGVPFGRLVDRFGADQMTTVGLVGIAIGSLALSILPMSTGIVGYVASTVIVTLGYSLFQTANNTSVMKEVVPEQRGAISGMLNLSRNLGLITGASAMGAVFAIASGTSNVIASSPESVADGFRTTFVVAAVLIVALFAVVARGKAVSVSRFSKGHRVS, encoded by the coding sequence ATGTACCAAGCAGAGGTCAACGTGCCGACACGGACCAGATCATCCCGTTGGTCGCTGGTGAGCCTTGCGCTGGCCATGTTGCTATCTTCGTTAGGTACAAGCATCGCCAATGTGGCTTTGCCCACGCTGGCCCAGGCATTTGGAGCGTCGTTTCAGGAGGTTCAGTGGGTTGTCCTGGCGTATCTCCTCGCCATAACAACACTGATCGTCAGTGTTGGCAGGCTTGGAGATATTCTTGGACGGCGGCGCTTGTTGCTGGCCGGACTGCTTCTGTTTACGGGATCTTCGCTTTTGTGCGGCCTTGCGCCGACGTTTTGGTGGTTGGTTGCGGCGCGAGGAGCCCAGGGATTTGGAGCGGCCGTTATGATGGCTCTTACCATTGCGATGATTGGCGAGATCGTGCCAAAAGCGAGGACGGGAACTGCAATGGGTCTGCTCGGAAGTATGTCGGCAATCGGAACGGCGCTCGGACCCTCGCTCGGTGGTTTCCTGATCTCCGGGCTCGGTTGGCGGGCGATCTTTTTTCTCAATCTGCCGCTCGGCATATTGGCGCTCCTCTTTGCCTATCGATATCTGCCGTTGGATAGGCAAGAGGAGAAGACGATGCGAGTTGGGTTCGACTATTTCGGAACCCTCGTCATGGCGGCAACATTGGCAGCATATGCACTGGCGATGACCCGTGGGCGCAGCGATTTCGGAATGTTGAATGCTGCCCTGTTGCTGATCGCTCTCCTTGGTACTCTGCTCTTTCTGGCCGTTGAGAAGAGAGCAGCATCGCCGTTGGTGCAAATCAGTTTGTTCCGTGACCGCGAACTCAGCATCTCCCTGAGTATGAGTGCAATCGTCTCGACTGTTCTCATGGCGACACTGGTTGTCGGGCCGTTCTACTTGTCACGTGCACTCGGATTGAGCACTGCAGTGGTCGGCACGGTGATGTCGGTTGGACCAGTCGTCGTGATCCTCGCTGGAGTGCCGTTCGGTCGCCTCGTCGATCGCTTCGGTGCTGATCAGATGACAACTGTTGGGCTTGTCGGCATTGCGATCGGCTCGCTGGCATTGTCAATTCTCCCGATGTCAACCGGCATAGTAGGTTATGTCGCATCGACCGTCATCGTCACGCTGGGATATTCTCTCTTCCAGACAGCCAATAATACCTCCGTCATGAAAGAGGTCGTTCCTGAACAAAGGGGAGCGATATCCGGTATGCTCAATTTGTCGCGTAATCTGGGGTTGATCACCGGTGCCTCGGCGATGGGGGCTGTTTTTGCGATAGCTTCCGGGACAAGCAACGTCATCGCATCCAGTCCCGAGTCGGTGGCTGACGGGTTCAGGACAACATTTGTAGTTGCGGCTGTTTTAATCGTCGCTTTGTTTGCGGTTGTCGCAAGAGGCAAGGCGGTTTCTGTCAGCCGCTTCTCGAAAGGTCATCGGGTCTCATGA
- a CDS encoding DUF4386 domain-containing protein gives MTSKTDLYRTAAILTGILFLTTDITAIVGLQLYQPLLTNPQFITSVAANDTRILIGTFLETILAFCNVGTAIVLYPILKRQHQGMALGYVVLRAMEATFILIGVISILAVLSLRLDFLATGGDPLTYQSIGKALVAIQKWTFLFGPNIILPVNATILGYLLYKSRLVPRAISALYLFDGPILFVSSIFILFGFYETMSAPAILVAMPMLVFEVLFSIWLMIRGFDRAALESLTARS, from the coding sequence ATGACAAGCAAGACGGACTTATACAGAACGGCCGCGATCCTCACCGGCATACTCTTCCTCACGACTGATATCACCGCCATCGTAGGCTTGCAGCTGTACCAACCACTCTTGACCAACCCGCAGTTTATTACGTCAGTGGCAGCGAATGACACGCGAATATTGATAGGTACATTCCTTGAGACGATTCTGGCTTTCTGTAACGTCGGTACAGCGATTGTCCTTTATCCAATCCTGAAGAGACAACATCAAGGCATGGCACTCGGCTATGTAGTTCTCAGGGCGATGGAAGCCACTTTCATTTTGATCGGAGTGATCAGCATACTGGCAGTGCTCTCACTGCGCTTAGACTTTTTGGCAACCGGAGGTGATCCCCTTACCTACCAATCCATCGGGAAAGCCCTTGTTGCTATACAGAAGTGGACGTTTCTGTTCGGCCCCAATATCATCTTGCCTGTCAACGCCACGATACTTGGCTATTTGCTATACAAATCAAGATTAGTCCCTCGGGCAATCTCTGCGTTATATCTCTTTGATGGACCGATTCTCTTCGTTTCGAGTATCTTCATACTATTCGGCTTCTATGAGACGATGTCTGCCCCGGCAATTCTTGTGGCTATGCCGATGCTGGTGTTTGAGGTTCTGTTCTCAATTTGGCTCATGATCAGGGGATTTGATCGGGCAGCGCTTGAATCATTGACTGCTCGCTCTTGA
- a CDS encoding transcriptional regulator has product MKQIINHLNKCFENRTRLGIMAALMVNDSIDFKALKQLLGTTDGNLSSNVSTLEQYGYVKVKKRFIEKTANTSYSVTKVGRKAFENHLSALEELIRGVGPGQGR; this is encoded by the coding sequence ATGAAACAGATCATCAACCACCTCAATAAGTGCTTCGAGAACCGCACGAGACTAGGGATCATGGCCGCCCTGATGGTCAACGACAGCATTGATTTTAAGGCCCTCAAGCAACTACTCGGCACGACTGACGGCAATCTCTCGAGCAATGTCTCGACACTTGAGCAGTATGGGTATGTGAAGGTGAAAAAGCGATTCATTGAAAAGACCGCGAATACCTCGTATTCGGTCACCAAGGTCGGACGAAAAGCGTTTGAAAACCACCTGTCAGCTCTGGAAGAGTTGATCCGGGGAGTTGGTCCAGGTCAGGGGAGATGA
- a CDS encoding FAD-binding oxidoreductase: protein MSFLEHLKSLYPADRFSTQADHLAVASRDESSLSPVTPQAIVWAMSAEEISRTIRLCREHKVPVTTRGAGSALEGSTIPSEQGLVLDLSRMTRVLNLWPEDLQVEVEPGIIYDHLNNQLKREGLFFPPSPGGSGDVATIGGMVSTNASGIYSVKYGGTREYILALEIVTGTGEVMTLGNRAIKRSSGYNLVELICGSEGTLAVITRITLKLAGIPEDRSQLAYKFPDEKSAAKAVSEMRRYGIDLAAVEFLDRRLLVALNQLKGYGLEEVPCLFLEFHGPKPVLEASAESASAICGELGGQPLTLGEGHRPWEIRHWATDAVKHFKPGYSVLRNDVAFPISKLPEMVAYCHELGDSRGVLIFTFGHVGLGLLHALMIADQQDIAQWSAANEINDLIIQKTIELGGTVSGEHGIGIGHKGHFLLEHAQSVQLMRQIKRQFDPDGIMNPGKVFDI, encoded by the coding sequence ATGTCGTTTCTTGAGCATTTGAAGAGCCTCTACCCTGCCGATAGATTTTCCACCCAGGCGGACCATCTGGCGGTCGCCTCTCGCGATGAATCATCCCTCTCCCCGGTAACGCCGCAGGCGATCGTCTGGGCGATGAGTGCCGAGGAAATTTCACGGACAATCAGACTCTGTCGCGAACATAAGGTTCCGGTCACCACACGCGGCGCGGGAAGCGCACTTGAGGGTTCCACCATTCCATCAGAGCAAGGGCTTGTCCTTGATCTCAGTCGCATGACGCGCGTGCTCAATCTCTGGCCGGAAGATCTCCAGGTCGAGGTTGAGCCAGGTATCATTTACGATCACCTCAACAATCAGCTCAAGCGCGAAGGACTTTTCTTCCCTCCATCTCCTGGCGGCTCCGGCGATGTTGCCACTATCGGAGGAATGGTCTCGACCAATGCGAGCGGCATTTACTCTGTCAAATACGGTGGGACACGGGAGTATATCCTGGCGCTCGAAATTGTCACCGGAACCGGAGAAGTGATGACGCTCGGGAATCGGGCCATCAAGCGCTCCAGCGGTTACAATCTTGTTGAACTGATCTGTGGGTCCGAGGGGACATTGGCGGTAATAACCAGGATCACCCTTAAGCTGGCCGGCATACCGGAAGACAGATCGCAACTCGCCTACAAGTTTCCGGATGAAAAGTCAGCCGCCAAAGCTGTCTCTGAAATGCGGCGGTACGGTATTGATCTGGCAGCGGTAGAATTTCTTGACCGGAGGCTGTTGGTCGCACTCAATCAACTGAAGGGTTATGGACTGGAAGAGGTCCCCTGCCTTTTCCTAGAGTTCCACGGTCCAAAACCGGTACTTGAAGCAAGTGCGGAGTCTGCGTCTGCGATCTGCGGGGAACTTGGCGGGCAGCCGCTCACCCTTGGTGAGGGGCATCGACCATGGGAGATCAGGCACTGGGCAACCGATGCAGTCAAGCATTTCAAACCAGGCTATTCAGTCCTGCGCAATGATGTTGCCTTTCCGATCTCCAAACTTCCGGAGATGGTGGCGTACTGTCACGAACTGGGGGATTCACGCGGCGTGTTGATCTTCACATTCGGCCATGTTGGATTGGGACTACTGCACGCACTAATGATCGCAGACCAGCAGGATATCGCACAGTGGTCTGCGGCCAATGAGATCAATGATCTGATCATACAAAAGACGATAGAATTGGGTGGGACAGTCTCTGGTGAGCACGGCATCGGTATCGGCCATAAAGGACACTTTTTGTTGGAGCACGCACAATCCGTGCAATTGATGCGGCAGATCAAGCGGCAGTTCGATCCAGACGGGATTATGAACCCCGGAAAAGTCTTTGATATCTGA
- a CDS encoding redoxin domain-containing protein: MSKSFWQNAVLLILVFVVAVGGVYLGIATSQRNAAPTVLQGELTSKLTEGSGFPDVPLIDEAGNPVQSRELLSEKGTIVLFLEPGCPPCETMSARWQGMADDGLLGDMKLISISFAPISEVSKYKMEHGIRFDSYADTSFTFVQTYDVTNYPLMVALDGDGNIRWHTFDANLEIDMKEIQATFSM; this comes from the coding sequence GTGAGTAAATCATTCTGGCAAAATGCCGTGCTCCTGATCCTGGTTTTTGTCGTCGCGGTGGGCGGCGTATATCTCGGCATCGCTACCAGCCAGCGCAATGCCGCTCCAACCGTACTTCAGGGGGAACTCACCTCCAAATTGACCGAAGGGAGCGGCTTCCCCGACGTCCCCCTAATAGATGAAGCGGGCAATCCCGTTCAGTCACGTGAGTTGCTGAGCGAAAAAGGCACGATCGTTCTTTTTCTTGAGCCGGGATGTCCCCCGTGTGAGACAATGTCCGCGCGATGGCAGGGAATGGCCGATGATGGTCTCTTGGGTGATATGAAACTGATCTCTATCTCGTTTGCGCCGATCTCTGAGGTCAGTAAGTACAAGATGGAACATGGTATCCGGTTTGACTCGTATGCCGACACCAGCTTCACGTTCGTCCAGACATATGATGTGACCAATTACCCGCTAATGGTGGCGTTGGATGGGGACGGTAATATCCGGTGGCATACCTTCGATGCCAACCTGGAGATCGACATGAAAGAGATTCAGGCTACATTCTCGATGTAG
- a CDS encoding Gfo/Idh/MocA family oxidoreductase, with product MSKNFAITGVGGYIAPRHLKAIKDTGNRLVAAVDPNDSVGILDRYFTDVKFFTEFERFDRHIDKLRRLDAGQEVHYLSICSPNYLHDAHCRFALRIGADAICEKPLVLNPWNIDALLELEQESGRRVWTILQLRVHPALIALREKLLKEPKTKKHEVVLTYCTSRGNWYLVSWKGQADRSGGLATNIGIHFFDLLIWLFGPLQENQVHIATSKKTAGFMELEHARVKWFLSIDRDDLPQSSLDAGQPTYRSITIDGTEVEFSEGFTELHTEVYKRTLAGQGFGLEDTRASIALAHDIRLATPIGPTSQSHDLLKTTKL from the coding sequence ATGTCGAAGAATTTTGCCATTACGGGAGTTGGCGGCTATATCGCCCCTCGCCACTTAAAAGCGATAAAAGATACCGGCAACCGCCTGGTTGCGGCGGTTGACCCTAACGATTCGGTCGGGATCCTCGACCGCTATTTCACGGATGTCAAATTCTTCACGGAGTTTGAGCGGTTTGATCGACATATCGACAAGCTGCGACGTTTGGATGCCGGCCAGGAGGTTCACTACCTCTCAATTTGCTCGCCGAACTATCTGCACGACGCACACTGCCGCTTTGCGCTGCGCATTGGTGCCGATGCCATATGCGAAAAGCCACTAGTGCTGAACCCATGGAATATCGATGCATTGTTGGAGCTGGAGCAAGAATCCGGACGTCGCGTCTGGACCATTTTGCAATTGCGAGTTCACCCTGCCCTGATCGCGTTGAGAGAAAAGCTTCTCAAGGAGCCGAAGACGAAAAAGCATGAGGTCGTGCTGACTTACTGCACCTCGCGCGGCAACTGGTATCTGGTTTCCTGGAAGGGTCAGGCGGACCGTTCGGGCGGACTGGCTACCAATATCGGCATCCACTTCTTTGATCTCCTGATCTGGTTGTTTGGACCATTGCAGGAAAATCAGGTGCATATCGCTACCAGCAAAAAGACCGCTGGATTCATGGAATTGGAGCATGCGCGGGTGAAGTGGTTCCTCTCGATAGATCGCGACGATCTTCCGCAGAGCTCGCTTGATGCCGGCCAGCCGACTTATCGATCTATCACTATTGATGGAACAGAAGTGGAATTCTCTGAGGGGTTCACTGAACTTCACACCGAGGTTTACAAGCGGACATTGGCCGGTCAGGGATTTGGGCTGGAAGATACACGAGCTTCGATCGCCCTGGCGCACGACATTCGACTGGCTACACCGATCGGACCGACCAGCCAGAGTCACGATCTCCTGAAAACGACCAAGCTGTGA
- a CDS encoding HD domain-containing protein, with product MKELVLRLLPEIADIRDKEIQEKVIACWAEAIDFRGWTEELLRNIPFTLLAENVKITFIDHVRAVCKMCLAVDDVLNEMHGSNKTPINRDYLIAGALLADVGKLLEFEIVNGKPIKSNYGKHIRHPFSGVGLAFKHGLPSEVMHVIATHSKEGAGEKRSPESIVFHHCDFIDFDLVN from the coding sequence ATGAAAGAGTTGGTGTTACGGCTACTTCCCGAGATCGCGGATATTCGCGACAAAGAGATACAAGAGAAAGTGATCGCCTGCTGGGCGGAAGCAATAGACTTCCGCGGCTGGACCGAAGAACTACTTCGTAACATCCCGTTTACATTGCTGGCCGAGAATGTCAAGATCACCTTTATCGACCATGTCCGCGCTGTCTGCAAAATGTGTCTGGCGGTGGATGATGTCCTGAACGAAATGCATGGCTCAAACAAAACCCCGATCAATCGAGATTACCTGATCGCCGGCGCGTTGTTGGCCGATGTCGGCAAGTTGCTTGAATTTGAGATCGTGAACGGCAAGCCGATCAAGTCAAACTACGGAAAGCATATCCGCCATCCGTTCTCGGGGGTCGGGCTGGCGTTTAAGCACGGGTTGCCATCAGAAGTAATGCATGTGATCGCGACTCATAGTAAAGAGGGGGCGGGGGAGAAGCGAAGCCCGGAGAGCATTGTATTCCATCACTGTGATTTCATAGATTTTGATCTGGTAAACTGA